Proteins encoded in a region of the Synechococcus sp. BIOS-U3-1 genome:
- a CDS encoding PilN domain-containing protein has translation MPDTPNQQQLPDLLRERRLELGLLDRASPWQPMRPLLLRGALIGGVALLLSVGTIVWMGRIESQLQQQLQALLPFEQRVRSAEGRLRTGKQQLATVRQDNQHITEQLLAVPAGSPLLEQLSRVTPMGIQLEDVSVQNDQITLSGRVGLGGKPGPLERINALVLTLERLPISRSNGVKVLKVNRDDGEETSVRFSLDWLLDPKVQPSIQQLQQLGATGLVQRYRLLEQQGVAL, from the coding sequence ATGCCTGATACACCCAATCAGCAGCAACTGCCTGATCTCCTGCGGGAGCGCCGACTCGAACTCGGTTTGCTGGATCGTGCAAGCCCATGGCAACCCATGCGCCCGCTGCTGTTGCGTGGAGCTTTGATCGGCGGAGTGGCGTTGCTTTTGTCTGTTGGTACGATTGTTTGGATGGGTCGGATTGAGAGCCAGCTGCAGCAGCAATTGCAGGCGCTGTTGCCGTTTGAACAGCGGGTGAGATCGGCCGAGGGTCGTTTGCGCACTGGCAAGCAGCAGCTGGCAACAGTGCGCCAGGACAATCAGCACATCACCGAACAGTTGTTGGCAGTTCCGGCCGGCTCGCCTCTGCTGGAGCAACTGAGTCGTGTCACGCCGATGGGCATTCAGCTGGAGGATGTTTCGGTGCAGAACGACCAGATCACACTGTCTGGGAGGGTTGGTCTTGGCGGCAAGCCAGGACCGCTTGAGCGGATTAATGCCCTCGTGCTCACGTTGGAGCGTTTGCCGATCTCCCGCTCCAACGGGGTCAAGGTGCTGAAGGTCAACCGCGATGACGGCGAGGAGACGTCGGTGCGCTTCAGCCTCGACTGGTTACTCGACCCCAAAGTCCAACCGTCGATCCAGCAGCTGCAGCAGCTTGGCGCGACGGGCCTGGTGCAGCGCTACCGCTTGCTGGAACAGCAGGGGGTCGCTCTTTGA
- a CDS encoding quinone-dependent dihydroorotate dehydrogenase → MTQPSSSGVMSTAGFYRRWLGPVLARDEGVDAEQLSQTALQALGQLSLRRGWPGLSGVLDGVAAELTRRDLRLEQVLFGCRFSNPLGLAAGFDKNGVAAGVWDRFGFGFAEVGTVTWHGQPGNPRPRLFRLAQERAALNRMGFNNRGAEELRRTLERQALPPRGQRPAVLGINLGKSKVTPLELAADDYASSLEMLAPLADYAVINVSSPNTPGLRDLQDATQLRRLVERLRRLPGCPPLLVKIAPDLEDDAIDGIARLAYEEGLAGVIAVNTSLDRLGLGQRLLTQTGRSLAEEAGGLSGDPLRQRALEVIRRLRATAGPALPLVGVGGISTPEAAWERIAAGASLIQLYTGWIFEGPDLVPRVLEGLVDQLDRHGIRHISEAVGSGAPWQ, encoded by the coding sequence ATGACCCAGCCGTCATCGTCCGGGGTGATGTCCACCGCAGGTTTTTACCGGCGCTGGTTGGGGCCTGTGCTGGCTAGAGACGAAGGCGTGGATGCTGAACAGCTCAGCCAGACAGCCCTTCAGGCACTGGGTCAGCTCAGTCTTCGCCGTGGGTGGCCAGGTCTCTCCGGCGTGCTGGATGGTGTGGCTGCTGAACTGACACGCCGGGACCTGCGCCTGGAGCAGGTGTTGTTTGGATGTCGTTTCAGCAATCCCCTGGGGCTGGCGGCTGGTTTTGACAAAAACGGCGTCGCCGCTGGGGTCTGGGATCGTTTTGGGTTCGGGTTTGCTGAAGTCGGCACCGTCACCTGGCATGGTCAGCCTGGCAATCCGCGGCCGCGGCTGTTTCGTCTGGCCCAGGAGCGCGCGGCACTCAATCGCATGGGTTTCAACAACAGAGGTGCGGAGGAGTTGCGTCGAACCCTCGAGCGACAGGCGCTTCCGCCTCGCGGTCAGCGGCCTGCCGTGCTGGGGATCAATCTGGGCAAATCGAAGGTGACGCCGTTGGAGCTGGCGGCCGATGACTATGCCTCTTCGCTGGAAATGCTGGCGCCATTGGCTGACTATGCGGTGATCAATGTCAGTTCGCCGAACACGCCTGGTCTTCGGGACCTGCAGGACGCCACTCAGTTACGACGGCTGGTGGAGCGCTTGCGCAGGCTTCCGGGCTGCCCGCCATTGCTGGTGAAGATTGCACCGGATCTTGAAGATGACGCCATCGATGGCATCGCACGGTTGGCTTATGAGGAGGGGCTCGCCGGTGTGATCGCCGTTAATACAAGTCTCGATCGCCTTGGGCTGGGGCAGCGGCTGCTCACTCAGACCGGCCGCAGCCTTGCCGAGGAGGCGGGGGGCCTCAGCGGTGATCCACTGCGCCAGCGGGCTTTGGAGGTGATCAGGCGGTTGCGTGCCACAGCTGGTCCGGCACTCCCGCTAGTGGGGGTCGGAGGGATCAGTACGCCCGAGGCCGCCTGGGAGCGGATCGCCGCTGGAGCCTCCCTGATCCAGCTCTACACCGGTTGGATCTTTGAAGGTCCGGATCTGGTGCCACGGGTGCTGGAGGGGCTGGTGGATCAGTTGGATCGACACGGGATCCGTCATATCAGTGAAGCGGTGGGAAGCGGCGCTCCCTGGCAGTAG
- a CDS encoding ribonuclease H family protein, producing the protein MAEADQRGRVVAAATDGACSGNPGPGGWGALIRFEDGSVEEFGGADPATTNNRMELQAALGMLERLAELPRHPDLALRTDSKYLIDGLGSWMAGWKRKGWKTAAGKPVLNQDLWQALDAARLSDVPLTYVKGHSGDPDNDRVDQIAVAFSKGTSPKLGRVANSAASKARTTAGGTQSTGDDAAPESLQWLLTRLELADRLAAGGYALSLVELAQLVEQPLTRLAERQQAWSWRDWLVEPAEGDCWRLRRAEAGSRSIEEPR; encoded by the coding sequence ATGGCTGAGGCTGATCAAAGAGGTCGAGTTGTGGCGGCTGCCACCGACGGAGCCTGCAGCGGCAACCCCGGTCCTGGAGGCTGGGGGGCCTTGATCCGTTTTGAGGACGGCAGTGTGGAGGAGTTCGGTGGTGCCGACCCTGCGACAACCAACAACCGTATGGAGCTGCAGGCAGCTCTCGGGATGCTGGAGAGACTGGCGGAGCTGCCTCGTCATCCCGATCTCGCCCTGCGGACCGATAGCAAGTACCTGATCGATGGCCTTGGCTCCTGGATGGCGGGCTGGAAACGCAAGGGCTGGAAAACCGCGGCGGGCAAACCCGTGCTCAATCAGGACCTCTGGCAGGCTCTCGACGCTGCACGACTGTCCGATGTGCCGCTCACCTATGTGAAGGGACATAGCGGTGACCCAGATAACGATCGGGTCGATCAAATCGCTGTGGCTTTCTCCAAGGGGACGTCACCAAAACTGGGTCGAGTTGCCAACTCAGCGGCCTCCAAGGCCAGGACAACAGCAGGTGGGACGCAATCCACAGGAGATGATGCAGCACCCGAATCCTTGCAATGGCTGCTCACCCGACTTGAGCTGGCTGATCGTTTGGCTGCTGGTGGGTATGCACTGTCGTTGGTGGAACTCGCCCAGTTGGTGGAGCAACCTCTGACGCGCCTTGCGGAGCGTCAACAGGCCTGGAGCTGGCGTGATTGGCTGGTTGAGCCGGCGGAGGGAGACTGCTGGCGGCTGCGCCGCGCCGAGGCAGGATCGAGATCGATCGAGGAACCCAGATGA
- a CDS encoding DUF3747 domain-containing protein, producing the protein MGRTYFRKAALSAAAVGVAAMAGSLPGWARALFDSSPLQEERFAILAQAVGRDRWKLLVLEQIKARPLCWEERQDGLMNPSLNNFDFTGICSRYLDSNGYSLRTSGRDVDKRYRLRLKQSKNGLALQALDSVRGGGFTVARASNVRRDKNAFVKLTLEPGWSLERRSYKGRTLSHVYFANTKPINTLMAASKARTFDSSLTFTASAPKPPSQPGGRRLNRQRGPVRLTVIPFRP; encoded by the coding sequence ATGGGCCGAACCTACTTCCGCAAAGCTGCGCTGAGTGCTGCTGCCGTGGGAGTGGCGGCGATGGCCGGGAGCCTGCCTGGATGGGCCCGGGCCCTGTTCGACAGCAGTCCACTGCAAGAAGAACGTTTCGCAATCCTGGCCCAGGCAGTGGGACGAGATCGCTGGAAGCTTCTGGTGCTGGAACAGATCAAAGCCAGACCGCTCTGCTGGGAAGAACGTCAGGACGGACTGATGAACCCCTCGCTGAACAACTTCGACTTCACTGGAATCTGCAGCCGCTACCTCGACAGCAACGGCTACTCCCTGCGCACGTCCGGCAGGGATGTCGACAAGCGCTATCGCCTGCGTCTGAAACAGAGCAAAAACGGTCTGGCTTTACAGGCGTTGGACTCTGTCCGCGGCGGCGGCTTCACAGTGGCGAGAGCCAGCAATGTGCGTAGGGACAAAAACGCCTTTGTGAAACTGACGCTGGAGCCGGGCTGGTCGTTGGAACGTCGTAGCTACAAGGGGCGCACGTTGAGCCACGTGTATTTCGCGAACACGAAACCAATCAACACCCTGATGGCTGCCAGCAAAGCGAGAACATTTGATAGCAGCCTGACCTTCACCGCCAGCGCGCCCAAGCCCCCTTCACAGCCAGGTGGACGACGTCTGAACCGCCAACGTGGGCCGGTCCGTCTGACGGTGATTCCCTTCCGACCCTGA
- the rplL gene encoding 50S ribosomal protein L7/L12, translated as MSPKTDEILESLKSLSLLEASELVKQIEEAFGVSAAASAGVVMAAPGAAAGGGGEAAEEKTEFDVVLESFDASAKIKVLKAVREATGLGLGDAKAMVEAAPKTIKEGVSKDDAEALKKAIEEVGGKVTLK; from the coding sequence ATGTCTCCAAAAACCGACGAAATCCTCGAATCGTTGAAGTCTCTTTCGCTGCTTGAAGCTTCCGAGCTTGTGAAGCAGATTGAAGAGGCCTTCGGTGTCTCCGCTGCCGCATCCGCGGGTGTGGTGATGGCTGCCCCCGGCGCTGCCGCTGGTGGTGGTGGCGAGGCTGCTGAAGAAAAGACCGAATTTGATGTTGTGCTGGAAAGCTTCGATGCTTCCGCCAAGATCAAAGTCCTCAAGGCTGTGCGTGAAGCCACAGGCCTTGGCCTGGGCGATGCCAAGGCCATGGTCGAGGCTGCTCCGAAGACCATCAAAGAAGGTGTCTCTAAGGATGATGCCGAAGCCCTCAAGAAGGCCATTGAAGAGGTGGGCGGCAAGGTCACTCTCAAGTGA
- the rplJ gene encoding 50S ribosomal protein L10, with protein sequence MGRTLESKQQIVEELKQLLGEAEMALVLDYQGLSIKEMSDLRTRLQASNGVCKVTKNTLMRLAIDGDSAWSNLDPLLSGTNAFVLVKGDIGGAVKALQAFQKDTKKSETKGGLFEGKLLSQDEIKAIGNLPTKEVLMAQIAGSINAVATKVAVGINEVPSGLARALKQHADSGES encoded by the coding sequence ATGGGCCGCACTCTGGAGAGCAAGCAACAGATCGTCGAAGAGCTCAAGCAGCTCCTCGGTGAGGCCGAAATGGCATTGGTCCTGGATTACCAGGGTCTCTCCATCAAGGAAATGTCTGATCTGAGGACTCGTCTTCAGGCCAGCAACGGCGTCTGCAAGGTGACCAAAAACACCTTGATGCGTCTCGCCATTGATGGTGATAGTGCCTGGTCCAACCTCGATCCCCTTCTGAGCGGTACCAACGCGTTCGTCCTGGTTAAGGGCGATATTGGCGGTGCAGTGAAGGCCCTTCAGGCTTTTCAGAAGGACACCAAGAAGTCCGAAACCAAGGGCGGCCTTTTCGAAGGCAAGCTTTTGTCTCAGGACGAGATCAAGGCCATCGGAAACCTTCCCACCAAGGAAGTACTTATGGCTCAGATCGCTGGTTCCATTAATGCCGTTGCCACCAAGGTGGCTGTGGGCATCAACGAGGTTCCCTCCGGTCTTGCTCGGGCGCTCAAGCAGCACGCCGATTCCGGCGAAAGCTGA
- the rplA gene encoding 50S ribosomal protein L1 has translation MPKLSKRLASLVTKVEERAYEPLEAIQLVKDNANAKFDETMEAHVRLGIDPKYTDQQLRTTVALPHGTGQTVRIAVVTSGEKVAAAKAAGAELAGDEDLVNTISKGEMNFDLLIATPDMMPKVAKLGRVLGPRGLMPNPKAGTVTTDLASAIKEFKAGKLEFRADRTGIVHVRFGKASFDAANLLDNLKMLQETIDRNKPSGAKGRYWKSLYVTSTMGPSVEVDISALQDIDKES, from the coding sequence ATGCCAAAACTTTCAAAACGCCTGGCCAGCCTGGTCACCAAGGTTGAAGAGCGTGCTTACGAGCCGCTTGAAGCCATTCAGCTGGTCAAGGACAACGCCAACGCCAAGTTCGACGAGACCATGGAGGCGCACGTGCGTCTCGGGATCGATCCCAAATACACCGATCAGCAGCTCCGCACCACCGTGGCACTACCTCACGGCACTGGTCAGACCGTGCGCATTGCTGTGGTCACCAGTGGTGAGAAGGTTGCAGCCGCCAAAGCAGCTGGCGCCGAGCTCGCTGGCGATGAGGATCTGGTCAACACCATCAGCAAGGGGGAGATGAACTTCGACCTGCTGATTGCCACTCCAGACATGATGCCCAAGGTCGCCAAGCTGGGTCGCGTGCTTGGCCCTCGTGGTCTGATGCCAAACCCCAAAGCTGGCACCGTCACGACTGATCTAGCGTCTGCTATCAAGGAATTCAAGGCTGGCAAGCTCGAATTCCGCGCTGACCGCACCGGCATCGTGCATGTGCGTTTCGGTAAGGCCAGCTTTGATGCTGCCAACCTGCTCGACAACCTGAAAATGCTTCAGGAGACCATCGACCGCAATAAGCCCAGCGGTGCGAAGGGTCGTTACTGGAAGAGCCTGTACGTGACCTCCACCATGGGTCCCTCAGTGGAAGTGGATATCTCAGCCCTTCAGGACATCGACAAAGAGAGCTAA
- the rplK gene encoding 50S ribosomal protein L11, with amino-acid sequence MAKKVVAVIKLALQAGKANPAPPVGPALGQHGVNIMAFCKEYNARTQDKAGFVIPVEISVFEDRSFTFITKTPPASVLITKAAGIEKGSGESAKGSVGSIKRSQLEEIAKTKLPDLNCTSVESAMRIIEGTARNMGVAISD; translated from the coding sequence ATGGCCAAGAAAGTCGTAGCTGTGATCAAGCTGGCCCTTCAGGCCGGCAAAGCCAACCCTGCACCGCCCGTGGGTCCTGCCCTCGGTCAGCACGGGGTCAACATCATGGCGTTCTGCAAGGAGTACAACGCCCGCACCCAGGACAAAGCCGGGTTCGTGATCCCGGTGGAAATCTCGGTCTTCGAAGACCGCAGTTTCACCTTCATCACCAAGACGCCCCCAGCGTCCGTGCTGATCACCAAGGCTGCTGGAATCGAGAAAGGTTCTGGAGAGTCCGCCAAGGGAAGCGTCGGCTCCATCAAGCGATCCCAGCTTGAAGAGATCGCCAAGACCAAGCTGCCCGACCTCAACTGCACCAGCGTTGAATCGGCCATGCGCATCATCGAAGGCACTGCCCGCAACATGGGCGTCGCCATCAGCGACTGA
- the nusG gene encoding transcription termination/antitermination protein NusG has protein sequence MSDLDQSQSDSTEVLDLPAPNDGDEGTLESPTIRTGVARWYAVQVASSCEKKVKATLEQRAVTLGVSNRILEIEIPETPAVKIKKDGSRQSTEEKVFPGYVLVRMVLDEDTMMAVRSTPNVINFVGAEDRRATGKARGHIKPRPLSRQEVDRIFKRAAEKKTVVKVDLTEGDQILVTAGPFKDFQGEVIEVSGERSKLKALLSIFGRETPVELEFSQVSKQN, from the coding sequence GTGTCTGATCTCGATCAAAGCCAGTCGGACTCCACTGAGGTGCTTGATCTTCCGGCGCCGAATGACGGAGATGAGGGCACCCTCGAAAGCCCAACAATCCGCACGGGTGTCGCCCGCTGGTATGCGGTTCAGGTGGCATCAAGTTGCGAGAAAAAGGTGAAGGCCACGCTGGAGCAGCGGGCTGTGACTCTCGGTGTGAGCAATCGCATTCTTGAGATCGAAATTCCCGAAACGCCTGCGGTCAAAATCAAAAAAGACGGCAGCCGCCAGTCCACAGAGGAGAAGGTGTTCCCCGGTTATGTGCTTGTGCGCATGGTGCTGGATGAAGACACGATGATGGCCGTGCGTAGCACTCCAAACGTCATCAACTTTGTCGGTGCGGAAGATCGACGCGCCACAGGTAAAGCACGAGGTCACATCAAGCCACGTCCTTTGAGCCGTCAGGAAGTCGACCGCATCTTCAAGCGGGCTGCCGAGAAGAAGACGGTTGTCAAGGTTGATCTCACTGAAGGTGATCAAATTTTGGTCACTGCCGGTCCGTTCAAGGATTTCCAGGGAGAGGTCATCGAGGTTTCCGGTGAGCGCAGCAAGCTCAAGGCACTCCTTTCTATTTTTGGCCGTGAGACGCCGGTTGAACTCGAGTTTTCTCAGGTGAGCAAGCAGAACTGA
- the secE gene encoding preprotein translocase subunit SecE, which yields MTSPTSEDTTAATTPPSSGPEQPEKKGGFLQATYEELKLVVWPSRQQLFSESIAVILMVSLSAAAIAALSRFYGWAASQVFR from the coding sequence GTGACCAGCCCCACTTCCGAGGACACCACAGCAGCGACGACGCCCCCCTCATCAGGCCCTGAACAGCCTGAGAAAAAGGGTGGTTTTCTGCAGGCCACCTACGAGGAGCTGAAGCTTGTGGTCTGGCCCAGCCGACAACAGCTGTTCAGCGAATCCATTGCGGTGATCCTGATGGTGAGCCTTTCCGCTGCGGCTATTGCCGCCTTGAGTCGCTTCTACGGCTGGGCCGCGTCCCAGGTGTTCCGTTGA
- a CDS encoding ATP-dependent Clp protease ATP-binding subunit, translated as MTSDFGVTPQPPASLTVEPDRFSDDAWELLLSAQDSARRWRHGDLDVEHLLQALFSDPRFESDVAALPLAPNQLLDQLEGFLEDQPMARGDELFVGEDLETLLEAADRVRGLWGSRLIDVSHLLIAIGRDPRIGADLLSRFGLPADRLEAELRQPTSSAESPLPTSPAPVIRSAAPTPAVPPVQSFTEPVQSGPGPSDFVDDPALDRANEPEPTALDRYARDLTAAAAQGLLDPVVGRDGEIRSLIKVLSRRGKNNPVLIGAPGVGKTAIAELLAQRIVAGEVPESLQGLRLVALDVGALIAGAKFRGQFEERLREVLQEVSDPEAGVVLFIDELHTVVNSDRSSSDAGSLLKPALARGDLRCIAATTPEDYRRTVEKDPALNRRFQQVQISEPSIDHSVEILRGVKERYELHHGVTITDAAVMAAARLADRYISDRCLPDKAIDLIDEAAAQLKMDVTSKPQVVEDAEMDLRRVELAVLAAEQAPESERVQLQRQRLEASSQLTQLRERWQAEREQLQELRQLLQEDEDLRHAVAEAERQGELEEAARLQYDQLHRLQQRRSDLEEALKNAQQDGTALLREQVEPEDIADVVARWTGIPIQRLLAGERQKLLELDQRLAQRVIGQSDAVGAVAAAIRRARAGMKDPRRPVGSFLFLGPTGVGKTELAKALAGQLFDEEESMVRLDMSEFMERNAVARLLGAPPGYVGYEEGGQLTEAVRRRPYALLLLDEVEKAHPDVFNVLLQVLDDGRLSDSQGRTVDFRHTVVVMTSNLASRAILESARQDREAGASIDASALDGAVDEALGRHFRPEFLNRIDELIRFQPLGLDDLSKIVRLQLADLASLLREQGLELRVEEGVIEAIVSLGYEPEYGARPLRRVLRRRLENPLATELLEDRFSGAQAVRVQAGATPNDPFLFEPE; from the coding sequence ATGACATCCGATTTCGGCGTGACTCCTCAACCTCCAGCCAGTCTCACGGTGGAGCCAGACCGTTTCAGCGATGACGCCTGGGAGTTGTTGCTCTCTGCCCAGGATTCAGCCCGTCGCTGGCGTCACGGTGATCTCGATGTGGAGCATTTGCTCCAGGCTCTATTCAGTGATCCACGCTTTGAGTCGGACGTGGCCGCATTGCCTCTGGCTCCAAACCAGTTGCTCGATCAGCTCGAGGGCTTTCTGGAAGACCAGCCCATGGCGCGAGGTGATGAGCTGTTTGTCGGTGAAGACCTTGAGACCTTGCTCGAGGCGGCCGACAGGGTGCGTGGTCTCTGGGGTTCAAGGCTGATTGATGTTTCACATTTGCTGATCGCCATCGGCCGTGACCCACGCATTGGCGCCGATCTCCTATCCCGTTTCGGGTTGCCTGCCGATCGCCTGGAGGCCGAGCTGCGGCAACCGACCTCATCCGCTGAATCTCCACTGCCCACTTCTCCTGCACCTGTGATTCGTTCAGCAGCGCCAACTCCTGCTGTTCCACCCGTTCAGTCATTCACCGAGCCTGTTCAGTCGGGGCCGGGGCCTTCAGACTTTGTTGATGATCCGGCGCTTGATCGTGCCAATGAGCCAGAGCCAACGGCGCTGGATCGTTATGCCCGTGACCTCACTGCCGCGGCGGCACAAGGGCTCCTGGACCCTGTGGTCGGCCGTGATGGCGAGATCCGCAGCTTGATCAAGGTGCTCTCGCGTCGGGGCAAGAACAATCCGGTGCTGATCGGAGCGCCCGGTGTGGGGAAGACGGCTATCGCCGAGCTGCTTGCTCAGCGCATCGTTGCCGGAGAAGTTCCGGAATCACTTCAGGGATTGCGGCTTGTTGCCCTGGATGTGGGTGCGCTGATCGCTGGTGCCAAGTTCCGCGGGCAGTTCGAGGAACGCCTGCGCGAGGTGCTGCAGGAGGTGAGTGATCCCGAAGCTGGCGTGGTGCTGTTCATCGACGAACTGCACACCGTGGTCAATAGCGATCGCTCCAGCTCCGATGCGGGCAGCCTGCTCAAGCCTGCATTGGCTAGAGGGGATCTCCGTTGCATTGCCGCAACCACGCCAGAGGATTACCGCCGCACAGTTGAGAAGGATCCAGCTCTGAACCGTCGCTTTCAGCAGGTGCAGATCTCCGAGCCTTCGATCGACCACAGCGTCGAGATTCTGCGGGGTGTGAAGGAGCGCTATGAGCTGCATCACGGCGTGACGATCACCGATGCCGCAGTGATGGCTGCAGCACGCCTAGCTGATCGCTACATCAGTGACCGTTGCTTGCCTGATAAGGCCATCGACTTGATCGACGAAGCGGCGGCACAACTCAAGATGGATGTGACGTCTAAGCCGCAGGTTGTGGAGGACGCTGAGATGGATTTGCGTCGGGTGGAATTGGCGGTGCTCGCTGCAGAGCAGGCTCCTGAATCGGAGCGCGTTCAGCTTCAGCGCCAGCGACTGGAGGCTTCGTCTCAGCTCACTCAACTGCGTGAGCGCTGGCAGGCAGAGCGGGAACAGTTGCAAGAACTGCGCCAGCTGCTGCAGGAAGATGAGGATCTGCGCCATGCCGTTGCTGAAGCAGAGCGACAGGGCGAGCTTGAAGAGGCTGCGCGGCTGCAGTACGACCAGCTGCATCGTCTTCAGCAGCGTCGTAGTGACCTGGAGGAAGCACTCAAGAATGCGCAGCAAGACGGCACGGCACTGCTGCGGGAGCAGGTGGAGCCTGAAGACATTGCCGATGTGGTGGCGCGCTGGACAGGGATTCCAATCCAGCGGCTTCTGGCAGGCGAACGTCAGAAGCTGCTGGAGCTTGACCAGCGCCTTGCACAGCGGGTGATCGGCCAGTCCGATGCCGTGGGCGCTGTGGCCGCGGCGATTCGCAGGGCCCGAGCCGGCATGAAGGATCCGCGACGCCCCGTGGGTTCATTTCTGTTTCTGGGGCCGACAGGTGTTGGCAAGACCGAACTGGCTAAGGCTCTTGCTGGACAGCTGTTCGACGAGGAGGAGTCGATGGTGCGCCTCGACATGAGCGAGTTCATGGAGCGCAATGCTGTCGCGCGCTTGCTCGGTGCCCCTCCCGGTTATGTGGGTTACGAGGAAGGAGGACAGCTGACCGAAGCGGTGCGGCGGCGTCCTTATGCCCTGTTGCTTCTGGATGAGGTGGAGAAGGCTCACCCTGATGTCTTCAACGTGCTGTTGCAGGTGCTGGATGACGGACGCCTCAGCGATTCGCAGGGGCGCACGGTCGATTTCCGCCACACCGTGGTTGTGATGACCAGCAATCTGGCCAGCCGCGCCATTCTTGAATCAGCACGCCAGGACAGGGAAGCGGGAGCATCGATTGATGCATCCGCTCTAGATGGGGCTGTGGATGAAGCCTTGGGGCGACATTTCCGGCCTGAATTTCTGAACCGCATCGATGAATTGATCCGTTTTCAGCCCCTAGGCCTCGATGATCTGAGCAAGATCGTGCGCCTGCAGTTGGCAGATCTGGCCTCGCTACTGAGAGAACAAGGGCTGGAGCTGCGCGTTGAAGAAGGTGTGATTGAAGCGATCGTGAGCCTCGGTTATGAGCCCGAATATGGAGCGAGACCACTGCGAAGGGTGTTGCGTCGTCGTCTGGAGAATCCCTTGGCGACTGAATTACTAGAGGACCGTTTCAGCGGGGCTCAGGCGGTTCGTGTGCAGGCTGGAGCGACACCAAACGATCCTTTCCTGTTCGAACCGGAATAA
- the gloA gene encoding lactoylglutathione lyase, protein MRMLHTMLRVGDLERSLSFYTDVLGMQLLRRKDYASGRFTLAFLGYGDEKDHTVLELTHNWDTEHYDLGDGYGHIALGVQDIHATCSGIAERGGRLVRAPGPMKHGSTVIAFLEDPDGYKVELIELASRSTAA, encoded by the coding sequence ATGCGCATGTTGCACACCATGCTTCGTGTTGGTGATCTTGAGCGATCGCTCTCTTTTTATACCGATGTCCTGGGCATGCAGTTGCTTCGTCGCAAGGACTATGCCTCCGGTCGTTTCACACTGGCTTTTCTGGGCTACGGCGACGAAAAAGATCACACCGTGCTGGAGCTCACGCATAACTGGGACACCGAGCATTACGACCTGGGCGATGGCTATGGCCACATCGCTCTCGGGGTGCAGGACATCCATGCCACCTGTTCGGGCATTGCAGAGCGAGGCGGAAGGCTCGTGCGCGCACCGGGCCCGATGAAGCACGGCAGCACGGTGATCGCTTTTCTGGAGGATCCTGATGGATACAAAGTGGAGCTGATTGAGCTTGCGTCCCGATCGACGGCCGCTTGA